The genomic interval TTTTTCTATCATCAAACAGCCCGTTTTCAACATCTTTTCTCTTTTCCTCTCTTAAATTGATCATTCTTTCATAGTGGGGAAATCTTGGGTCATCACTGCTATCAGGCATTGATGGTGCTGGGAATAGAATATCTAAAACCCTGTCAATTGCCTTTTCCCTTGCCTGTTTTTGAATCTTTTTTGTATAAGTCTCCTTTACCATCTGAATGGCAACCCTTACAAGGTCTCTTATCATAGACTCAACATCCCTTCCAACATACCCCACTTCGGTAAATTTAGATGCTTCAACTTTCACAAAGGGGGCATTTGCAAGCTTGGCAAGCCTTCTTGCAATTTCAGTTTTACCAACCCCTGTTGGTCCTATCATAATTATGTTTTTGGGAGTAATCTCCTCTGCTAACTCTTTTGGAAGCTTTTGCCTTCTTATCCTGTTTCTCAAAGCAATTGCAACAGCCTTCTTTGCCTCATTTTGGCCAATAATATACTTATCAAGATGCTCAACTATCTCTCTTGGTAATAACTCTTTTCTCTCTAACATTTTCATATTTTCTCTCCTTTAATCTCTTCTAATTATCAGTATTCTTGGGTATGATTTAAAGTGTTTAATTCTCACCCCAACGTAAACATACGCATCTTTAAACTTCCAGTAATAGTGTACTACTGTAAAGTTAGGGTGGCTAATAGTTCTTGAAATTGGAATGCCGTAAAGCTTTGTTAAACAACCTTTAAGTTTGAAAATAAAATCCCTTGCCTTTTGAGGGTCTTTTTTGTATCCAAACCATATATCAATTGCCTTTATTTTATCCCCTTTGAAAATAGGGGAAACGCTTGCAAACTCATCGCAAAATTTAACGGTAAAAGAATCACCTGAATGAAGGTATAGTCCATTTTTCTTTGCAGTACTTATAAACTCTTTTATATTCATACCTGGTTTAAGCCCGAAAAAGCCAGGAAAAGGTTTTGACGAACAACTATTTAAAATTAAAACCGCAAATAATAATGATAAAAATAATAATTTCTTCATACTAAACCTCTTTAATTTTTTTTATGGATAATAAACTCTCCCTCTCAAGAGATTTTAACAGATTTATGCAATCTTCAAAGTTACATTTAAGGCAGGCAAATTTCAACAATGTTGACTCATCGTTAACAGTTGTCATAATTGCAAGCCCCTCATAGCTTTCAAGAATTACCCTTAAATAAAAGATATTTTCCTTTTTTGTTTCCGTAAAAACCTCAATTGTTTTTGCATCTTCTAAATTAATCGCTTTACTTTC from Thermotomaculum hydrothermale carries:
- a CDS encoding DUF4911 domain-containing protein yields the protein MLESKAINLEDAKTIEVFTETKKENIFYLRVILESYEGLAIMTTVNDESTLLKFACLKCNFEDCINLLKSLERESLLSIKKIKEV